The Bradyrhizobium sp. CCBAU 051011 DNA segment CGTTGGCGTTAACCATCAAATACGGGTTGTTTTCATGCGGATTGCCATGATCGGCACGGGCTATGTGGGGCTGGTATCCGGCGCCTGCTTTGCGGATTTCGGCCACCGGGTCACCTGTGTGGACAAGGATGCCGGCAAGATCGAAGCCCTGCGCAGAGGTGAAATCCCGATTTTCGAGCCCGGGCTCGACGCGCTTGTCGCCTCCAACGTCAAGGCCAACCGGCTGGACTTCACCACCGACCTGACGGCGCCGGTCGCGGAAGCCGATGCCGTTTTCATCGCGGTCGGCACGCCCTCGCGGCGCGGCGATGGCCATGCCGACCTCACTTACGTCTACAGCGCCGCGCGCGAGATCGCCGCAGTGCTCTCGGGCTTTACGGTGGTGGTGACGAAATCGACCGTGCCGGTCGGCACCGGCGACGAGGTCGAGCGGCTGATCCGCGAAGCCAATCCGTCGGCCGATGTGGTGGTCGCCTCCAATCCGGAATTTTTGCGCGAGGGAGCGGCGATCCGCGACTTCAAATTCCCCGACCGCATCGTGGTCGGCACCGACGACGAACGCGGGCGCAAGGTGCTCGGCGACGTCTACCGGCCGCTGTCGCTGAACCAGGCGCCCGTGATGTTTACGGCGCGGCGCACGGCTGAGCTGATCAAATACGCGGCGAACGCGTTCCTCGCCACCAAGATCACCTTCATCAACGAGATTGCCGATCTCTCCGAAAAGGTCGGCGCCGACGTGCAGCAGGTCGCGCGCGGTATCGGGCTCGACAATCGCATCGGCTCGAAATTCCTGCACGCCGGCCCGGGTTTCGGCGGCTCCTGCTTTCCGAAGGATACCCGCGCGCTGGTCAAGATCGCGCAGGATCATGATGTGCAACTGCGCATCGTCGAGGCCGTGCTCGGCGTCAATGACATCAGAAAGCGGGCGATGGCGCGCAAGGTGTCGAGTGCCGCCGGCAACCTGCGCGGCAAGACGGTTGCGGTGCTCGGCCTCACCTTCAAGCCCGACACCGACGACATGCGCGAGGCGCCGTCGATCCCGCTGGTCACCGGCCTGCTCGACATGGGTGCGAAAGTGCGCGCGCACGATCCGGTCGGCATGGAGCAGGCGAAAAAGGAACTGCCCGAGATCGAGTATTGCGACGATCCCTATGAGTGCGTGAAGGGAGCGGACGCCATGGTGATCGTCACCGAATGGGTGCAATTCCGCGCGCTCGACCTGGAGCGTATCAAGGGTGCGATGGCACAGCCCGTCGTGGTCGACCTGCGCAACATCTACCGTCCCGAGGACATGGCTGCGCACGGCTTTACCTATGAGAGCGTGGGGCGGGCGTCTGAGCCCGGAATTTGATACGCTGTCACGCTGCCGGGAATTCGGTCATGGCCGGGCGTAGCCGTCCGAAGGACGGCGTCGCTTCCGCTCGCCTATGCCCAGCCATCCACGTCTTGATTTCTGGCGGCGAAGAAAGACGTGAATGCCCGGCACAAGGCCGGGCATGACGACGTGGTGATATCTTGTCCCGCACATTCGACACCCCTCTTCCGATCGACGCGGTGCTCGACGAACTCGATCGCACGCTTGCGGGCAACAACACCGCGGTGCTGGTGGCTCCTCCCGGCGCCGGCAAGACCACGCGGGTGCCGCTGGCGTTGCTCGAGGCACCGTGGCTGAAGAACAAGAAGATCATCATGCTCGAGCCGCGGCGGATCGCGGCGCGGGCCAGCGCGGAGCGGATGGCGCGGACGCTCGGCGAGCGGGCGGGGGAGACCGTCGGCTATCGCGTCCGCTTCGGCTCAAAGATCTCGCGCGCGACCCGGATCGAGGTCGTCACCGAGGGAATCTTCTCGCGGCAGATTCTCGATGACCCTGAATTGAACGGCGTCGCCGCCGTGCTGTTTGACGAATTCCATGAGCGCTCGCTCGATGCCGATCTGGGGCTCGCGCTTGCCCGCGACGCGCAGACCGGCTTGCGCGAAGATCTGCGTATCCTGGTGATGTCGGCAACGCTCGACGGCGCGCGGGTCGGTAAACTGCTCGGCGACGCGCCGGTGGTTGCGAGCGAAGGCCGCGCCTTTCCGGTCGAGACGCGCTATCTCGGCCGCAAGGCGGATGCGCCGATCGAGCGGCAGATGGCGGATGCGATCGCCACCGCGCTGCGTGCCGATCCCGGTTCGGTTTTGGCTTTCCTGCCGGGGGCCGCCGAAATCCGCCGCACGCAGAATTTTCTCGCCGAGCGGGTTCATGATGCGAGTGTGGAAATCGTGCCGCTGTTCGGCGCACTTGATGCAGCCGTGCAGGACCGTGCCATCGCACCGGCGCCGAAAGGAACGCGCAAGGTCGTGCTGGCAACATCGATTGCCGAGACTTCGCTGACCATCGAGGGCGTCCGCATCGTCGTCGATTCCGGCTTGGCGCGGGTGCCGCGCTATGAGCCCGATATTGGCCTGACGCGCCTGGAAACCGTGCGCGCCTCGCGCGCCGCGGTCGATCAGCGCCGCGGCCGCGCCGGCCGCACCGAGCCCGGTGTCTGCTACCGGCTATGGGACGAGCCGCAGACCGCGTCGCTTGCCGCTTACACCCAGCCGGAAATTCTCTCGGCCGATCTTTCCTCGCTGGTGCTCGATCTCGCGCAATGGGGCGTCCGCGATCCCGCAACGCTGGCGTTTCTCGACCCCCCGCCTGCGCCGGCATTGAAAGAGGCCAACAGCCTGCTCCTCGAACTCGGCGCGCTTGACGGCGATGGCCGGATCACCGCGGAAGGCCACAGCCTGCGGGCGTTGGCGCTGCCGCCGCGGCTGGCGCGCATGATCGTGGATTCGCATCGGCTGGGGGCGGGCGAAGAGGCGGCCGAAATCGCGGCGATCCTGACCGAGCGCGGGCTCGGCGGCGACAGCGTCGATCTCGACGTCAGGCTCGACCAATTCCGCCGCGACCGCTCGCCCCGCGCGACCAGCGCCCGCAGCCTGGCGCAGCGCTGGGCGCAACAAGTGGCGACGACGGAGGGGGCGCCCGAGGAGGCCGCCTCGCCCTCCACCGGCATCATGCTCGCGCTTGCCTTTCCGGATCGCGTCGCGCGCAACCGCGGCAATGGCAGCTTTGTTCTCGCCAATGGCCGCGGCGCCGCTGTCGAGCAAGCCTCGTCGCTGGCGCGCACGCCCTATATCGCGGTGGGCGAACTGACCGGCACCGCCGCGCAAGGACGCATCCTCCTTGCCGCGCCGATCGCGCAGGCCGATATCGAAACGCGCTTTGCCGACCAGATCGAAAATGCGGATGAGATCTCGTTCGATCGCAGCGCGATGGCGCTGCGCGCGCGCCGCAAGCGGACGCTGCATGCGATCACGCTGTCGGAAGCGCCGATGGCGCTATCGCCCTCGGCCGAGACTGCGCGCATTTTCGCCGCGGGATTGATCGCCGCCGGGCTCGACAAATTGCCGTGGTCGAAAGCGCTGAAGCAGTGGCGCGACCGCGTGATGTTTCTGCGCAAGGCGGGGGGCGAAAGCTGGCCCGACCTGTCGGATGCGGCGCTCGCGGCCGAGAGCGAGAACTGGCTGGTACCGGCGCTCTACGACAAGACCTCGCTGAGGGATTTTTCGCCTGGTGATCTCTCGGACGCGCTGATGGCTCTACTGCCGTGGGAGTTGCGCGCGCGGCTGGAGCGGGAAGCGCCGACGCATTTCGAGGCGCCGACCGGCACCATGCTGGCCATCGACTACGAGGCCGAGCAGGGCCCGACCATTGCCGTGCGCCTGCAGGAATTGTTCGGGCTCAACACCCATCCCTCGATCGCCAAGGGCGCTGTGCCGTTGGTGCTGGAATTGCTGTCCCCGGCGCAACGCCCGGTGCAGGTGACACGCGACCTTCCGGGCTTCTGGCGCGGCAGCTATGCCGCTGTACGCTCCGACCTGCGCGGCCGCTATCCCCGCCACCCCTGGCCGGAAGACCCGGCGAATGCGCCGCCGACGCGAAGGGTTAAGCCGCGGGGGACGTGAGTCGGTTAACCCCGGCGAGAGGGGCTGTCTCTGCGAGTACCGGTGCCGAGATAGCCGTAGCCGCTCACCGGATTGCTACGCAATCCCGATCTCTCCCCCGCAAGCGGGGCGAGGTTGAAGACGGCCCCGTTAACGCTTCACTCATCCTTTTCGTCAAAATGGCAGGCCCGGCCATCGCCGTTAGTCGCGGGTTCGCGACTGGCGTGGTGATATCGGCGGTCTGGCAAAGCGAGCGTGGCGTATGCGTAACCTGATGATCCTTGCCGCCGTTCTGGTTGGCCTCGGCACCTATATGGGGCAGATGGCGAGCAAGATGTCGGCGGCACCGGCGCCGGCACCCGCCAGCGCACCGCCGAAAAAGGCTCCGCCGCAAACGGTCGCGCAAGCCTCCGGCCGCACCCTCGACATTCCCCGCGATGCCCGCGGTCATTTCCAGACCGACGGCCACATCGACGGCCAGCGCATCAATTTCCTGGTCGATACCGGCGCCTCGCTGGTGGCGTTGAATGAGAAGTCCGCGGCCCGCTTCGGCCTGCGTCCTTCCCTCAGCGACTACAACGCGACTGTCTCCACCGCCAACGGCACCATCAAGGCCGCGCGCGCGCGGCTGGCGATGATCGACCTCGGCGGTCTGGTGGTGCGGGACGTCGACGCGCTGGTGCTGCCGGACGAAGCGCTGTCGGAAAACCTGCTCGGCATGTCGTTCCTGTCGAAGCTGAAACGCTTCAACTATGCCAACGGCAGGCTTGTGCTGGAACAGTAAGGTTACCCGGCTACCAAACCGCCGCAATTGATCGCCACAACGCGCCGGCCCGCTATCGCCCGGCCTGCGTATTCGCTATGGCTGCGGTTCCCTCAGCATTCACGACAAGGCCATTTCATGTTTCCGAAGCCCAAATCCGCGCTGGTTCCGAATACCTATGCCTTCGAATCCGGGCCGATGGTGAAGGCAACCGGCTTTCGCGAATATGATGCGCGATGGCTGTTCGAGAAGGAAATCAACCTGATGGGCGTGCAGGCGCTGGGCATGGGGCTCGGCGCGCTGATTGCGGAACTTGGCGTCAAACGGGAAATCGTCACCGGCCATGATTTCCGCGGCTATTCGGCGTCGATCAAATACGCGCTGATTTCCGGTCTGATGGCGGCTGGCTGCAAGGTGCATGACATCGGGCTTGCGGTAACGCCGATGGCCTATTTCGCGCAGTTCGATCTCGACGTGCCTTGCGTCGCGATGGTGACGGCGTCGCATAACGACAATGGCTGGACCGGCGTCAAGATGGGCGCCAACCGCCCGCTCACTTTCGGTCCCGACGAGATGACGCGGCTGAAGGAAATCGTGCTCAACGCCGAGTTCAAGAACCAGGTCGGCGGCTCCTACCAATTCCACGAGAATTTCCCGGCGCGCTACATCGCCGATCTCACCAGTCGTCCCAAGCTGAAGCGCAAGCTCAAGGTTGTTGCCGCCTGCGGCAACGGCACCGCGGGCGCGTTTGCGCCGCAGGTGCTGGAGGCGATCGGTTGCGAGGTGATCCCGCTCGATACCGAGCTTGACCACACTTTCCCAAAATACAATCCGAATCCCGAAGACATGGAGATGCTGCACGCGATCCGCGACGCGGTGCTTCAGCACAAGGCCGATGTCGGCTTGGGCTTCGACGGCGATGGCGATCGCTGCGGTGTTGTCGACAATACCGGCGAGGAAATCTTCGCCGACAAGGTCGGCGTGATGCTGGCGCGCGACATGTCAGCGATCCACAAGGATGCGCAGTTCGTCGTCGACGTAAAATCGACCGGCCTGTTCGTGACGGACCCGGTGCTGCAAAAGCAGGGTGCAAGAACCGCCTACTGGAAGACCGGCCATTCCTACATGAAGCGCCGCACCAACGAGATGGGCGCGCTGGCAGGTTTCGAAAAGTCCGGCCACTTCTTCTTCAACAAGCCGTTCGGCCGCGGCTATGACGACGGTCTCGTCTCGGCGATCGCGATCTGCGAGATGCTCGATCGCGCGCCGGATAAGTCGATGGCCGACCTGAAGAACGCGATTCCCAAGACCTGGTCGTCGCCGACGATGTCGCCCCATTGCGGTGACGAGGTGAAGTACGGCGTGGCGGATGCCGTGGTGAAGCATTTTGAAGCGCTGCAGAAGAAGGGCGACAAGGTCGCCGGCCAGAAGATCCGCGATCTCGTCACCGTCAACGGCGTGCGCGTCACGGTCGAGGACGGAAGCTGGGGCCTGGTGCGGGCCTCATCCAACAAGCCGGAGCTTGTGGTAGTGGTCGAGAGCCCGGTCTCCGAACAGCGCATGCGCGACATGTTCGAGGCGATGGATTCCGTGCTGCGCACGCATCCCGAAGTCGGCGAGTATAATCAGAAGATCTAGAAGACCGCTCCATCTCGCCGGCCCGCAGCCATCGGCCTGCAACTGTTCGTGTTGCCCCGGAACGCTTTCGATTTGACTGCGTTACGGGGGGCAACCGGTAAAGCTGCAAGGCTTGCGCTCATGGTTCTCTTGAAGATATCCGCAGTTGTCGTCGTTGCGATCGCCATGGCGCTGGCGCTCGCTCATGCACTGGAATTACCCGGCAAAATGCGGTTGCAGAAGGAGCAATATCTGGCGGTCCAAGCGATCTATTATCCCGGCTTCACGATTGGCGGAGCAGCCGAGCCGGTAAGCGTGTTGTTGACGGCACTGCTCGCGTTTTTGACGCCGTCAGGGAGTCTGAGTTTCTGGCTGACGCTTGGCGCCTGCTGTGCGCTAGCCCTGATGCAGGTCGTCTATTGGGCATTCATCCACCCCGTGAATAATTTCTGGGTCAGGGATGTCAATCTGCAAGGCGCCGGCGCTGCCTTTTTCAGATTCGGTAGCAGCGGGTCGACGCGCTCAGGGCAAGCAGATTGGACCTATCTTCGCGACCGCTGGGAATACTCTCATGTCGCGCGCGCAGCTCTTGCCGTGATCGCGTTAGGCTTGCTCGTGACCGCCCTCATTGATTGAGGCTCTACATCTCCTACGCCGCCGGCACCGGCAGCGCGGTCACCGACTTGATCTTCTCCATCGCAAAGCGCGAGGTGACGTTCTTCAGTGGCACGGCGCTGATCAGCTTCTTGTAGAACACGTCGTAGCTCGCCATGTCGGCGACCACGACGCGCAGCATGTAATCGACGTCGCCGGCCATGCGGTAGAATTCCATTACCTCGGGCATGGCGCTGACCGCGCTGGCGAAGGCCTTCAGCCATGCTTCCGAATGATCGGAGCTCTCGACCGAGACGAACACCGAAATGCCGAGGCCGATCTTGTTCTGATCGACCAGCGCTACCCGCCGCAGAATCACGCCGTCGGCCTCCAGCCGCTGGATGCGCTTCCAGCACGGTGTTGACGACAGTCCGACCCGGTCGCCGATCTCGGCGACGGAAAGGGAGGCGTCCTCCTGCAATACGGTGAGGATCTTGCGGTCGATGGCATCCAGGCGGCGGTTGCCTTCGTGGAGCTGAATGGCGAGGTCGGTCATGAGAAAATTGTTCCATAGGCAAGGTTTTGATACCTCATATATAGAAAAATCTTCTCGTGCAAGCCCAACTATTGACCGGCCCGGACCACGCCCGCGCTTTGGCCGTGACTCAAAAGCTCTTCAACTTCAACACGTTGGGGCGCTGCGAAGGCGCCACCAAAGCGGGTGCATTTCAGCGCTGCCGCGGCGGAGGCGAACCGGAGCGCCTGCCGCAGTTCCTGCTTCTCGGTGATGGCCAGCGCAAATGCACCGTGGAACACGTCCCCGGCGCCGAGGGTATCTACCGTGTGTACCGGGAAGGCCGGGGTTTCCTGGATACCGCCGTTCTCGTCGAGCCAGATCGTGCCCCGGGGGCCGCGCGTGCCGGCCAGGAAGGACGGGGTCAGCTTTGCGATTTTCTTAAGCGCCTGGGCGTCGTCGGAGACGTCGGCGGTCTCCTGCAGTGGCTCGCTGGAGAACACCAGATGCGTGGAGGCGTTCAGCAGGCCCTCGCGCAGCGACATCGCGCGATCGACGTCGACGATCACGGGAATGCCGCGCCGGACGGCCTCGGCGCAAAGCTCGGTGCAGAATTCGGCGCAGCGGCTCTCGGTGAGGATGGCGGCGCAATCGTCCAGCAGTGTGTCGAAGTCGGGCAACTTCACATGCCACAGTTTCGGATCGCGGAAGGTCACGATGGTGCGCTCGCCGGACGGATCGATCATCACCGCCGAGATCGGTGTCACCAGCCCCGGCATGTGGATGAGATGCTTCGTCTCGATGCCCTCTTGAGCCATCTGATCGAAGATGAAGCGGCTCGAGGTTTCCTTGGCGTCGCCCATCGGCCCGCAGATCGAGGCGCGGCCACCGAGCCGAACGATACCGATCGCGCCATTGAGCGCGTTGCCGCCGCAGATTTCGTCGAATGCGGTGGCGTTCTCCTTGGAGCCGCGCCCGGGAACGCCCGGCGTATGAAAGGTCAGGTCGCGCACCGGCATGCCGATGCAGAGAATCCGCGGCGGGAGTTTGGGCGCCTTGTCTTGAAAGTTCATGTGGGTTCCGCCTTCTGCCGGAACCAGGGTCCGGAGTTAATCGACTGGCCCATGGACGGTTCCCGCTATGCGCTGGTTTCGTTTCCCCCATGCACCCAGCGGCCGATCAGATGGTGCGCTATCGCAAACGGATGTGCGGCAAATAAGCCATCAGGATGTTCGCGTCGGTGCATCAATGCGACCTCGTCGCGGCTGAACCAGCGCGCGTCCTCGAGTTCTACGCGATCCACCACGATATCCTCGTTGAGCGCGCGCGCGGAGCATCCGATCATCAGCGAGGACGGATAGGGCCATGGCTGGGTCATGTAATAGCTGACGTCGGTGCAGTGGATGCCGGATTCCTCGAAAATCTCGCGGCGGACCGCGTCCTCGATGGTCTCGGCCGCTTCGACGAAGCCGGCCAGACATGACCACATCCCGGGCATGAACTGCTTCTGCCGGCCCAGCAGGCATTTGTCCCCTGACGTCACCAGCATGATCACGACCGGGTCGGTGCGCGGAAAATGCTCGGCCTTGCAGCTCGGACACTCGCGCTTCCAGCCGCCCTCCTTCATCGCGGTGCGCGTGCCGCAATTGGCGCAATAGCCATGGCGCTGATGCCACGTCACCATCGATTTCGCCATGGCGATCGCGGATAGCTGTTCCAGCGGGGCGGCGCCCTGCATCGCCATGCCGCGCAGCTCGGTCACGGCGACGTCGTCGCGTCCGATCAGTTTTTCAACGGCCGCGGCGGAAATGCCCATGCCGAAAATCGGCGCGCCGTCGCGCAGGCCCAGAAAGATCGTGCCGGGATTGGCGCCGAGCTTGACGGCCTCTTCGACGCCGAGCAGCACGCGCGGCCCTTCGGCCTCCTGTCTCACCAGAAGCGAGTCGCGGTAGATCACATAAGCGCCGGCGTTGCGCTGGTTCTCCAGCGCGAACAGTTTTTCGTCATTGGTGCGCAGATGTGCCGCGCGATCCAGAATATTGGTAACGAATGCGGGTCTTCCCAGCGGATACCTGTCGAATGCGGACATCTATTCAACCCAACCAGATCTTGCGGCGAAGCGCGTTGATGAAATTCTGGACTTCCTCGGCGTCATGCGCCAGCGGCGGCATCACGCCCCAGACCGGGCGCGGCCAGGCCGCGTCGCTGGTACGGCGAGCGATAATGTGGACATGCAACTGCGGCACCAGATTGCCGAGCGCCGCGACATTGAGCTTGTCGCATTTGGTGATCTCTTTCAGCGCCCGCGAGACCCGGGCGATTTCGGTCATCAACTGCGCCTGCGCCACCTCGTCGAGGTCGATGATTTCCACCGCACCCTCGCGGCGCGGCACCAGCAGCAGCCAGGGGTAATGCGCATCCTTGATGACTAGCACCTTGCACAGCGGCAGGTCGCCAATATCGATCGTGTCCTTTTGGAGCTGGGAGTGCAGCGACCAGGCGGAGGCGTCAGAGGGCATCAAGTGTTCTCTATTCTGGAGATAGCCTTGCAGAGAGTGGTTCTGCAAACAACTGCCGTCATGCCCGGGCGGAAGCGCGTTTTCGCGCCAGAGACCCCGGCATCCGGGCTTTTTTACGCGACGCTGAGGAAGCAAGACGTGGATGGCCGGGTCAAGCCCGGCCATGACGAAATGGGGGTGTTCCGGCGCATGGCCCCACCAACCCCGCTTGCTTTCCGGCCCTTTTGGCCCCAAATAGGGACCGGGAGATTGGCGGTGGACGAGCCACTCGCCAACCGGGTCAGGTCCGGAAGGAAGCAGCCCTAACGAGGTCCGGATCGGGTCGCTCGTCAGTCTCCTACCTGTTTTTCGAGCGAATCGAGCGGGAAAGCGGCCAGTCCGCGCCATGCGCTAGATTTCGTTCCTATCCGCAAGCCGGCCCCGAGAGACAATCAGTTGCGGATCGACCGATGAGTGATGCTGGCGCTCCCCCCGACAAGTCAGACGGCCAAGGTGGTCTCGGTGGCGAGACCGCCAAGCCCTACCGGGTGCTGGCGCGAAAATACCGTCCCTCCAGTTTCGACGACCTGATCGGCCAGGAGGCCATGGTCCGCACCGTTTCGAATGCGTTCGAAACCGGGCGGATTCCGCAGGCCTGGATCCTGACCGGCGTCCGCGGTGTCGGCAAAACCACGACGGCGCGGATTCTCGCCCGTGCGCTCAACTACGAAAAGCCCGATGGCTCGGTGAAGGGACCGACCATCCACATGCCGGACCTCGGCGTGCATTGCCAGGCGATCATGGAAAGCCGGCACATGGATGTGCTGGAAATGGACGCCGCCTCCCATACCGGTGTCGACGATGTCCGCCAGATCAATGACAGCGTGCGCTATGCGCCGGCCAGCGCTCGCTACAAGGTCTACATCATCGACGAAGTCCACATGCTGTCGACGGCGGCCTTCAACGCCTTCCTGAAGACGCTGGAAGAGCCACCCGAACACGCCAAATTCGTCTTTGCCACCACCGAAATCCGCAAAGTACCGGTCACGGTGCTGTCGCGCTGCCAGCGTTTTGATCTCCGCCGGGTCGAAGCCGACGTGCTGATGGGGCATCTCGCCAACATTGCGACCAAGGAAGGCGTCGAGGTCGAGCCCGAGGCGCTCGGCATCATCGCCCGCGCTGCGGAAGGCTCGGTGCGCGATTCGTTGTCGCTGTTCGATCAAGCGATTGCCCATGCGGCGGGCACCGTGCGCGCCGATGCCGTGCGGCAGATGCTGGGCTTGGCCGACCGCACCCGGGTGATCGATCTGTTCGAGCATCTGGCGCGCGGCGACATCGCCAGTGCCTTTGGCGAATTCCGCAGCCAATATGACGTCGGCGCCGATCCGGTGGTGGTGCTGTCCGATCTCGCCGAATTCGTCAATTTCGTCACCCGCGTGAAGATCGTGCCCGCCACCGCCGACAACGTCGCGTTCGGCGAGACCGAGCGCGTCCGCGCCCGGGAATTTGCCGCAAAGCTGTCGATGCGGGTGCTGTCGCGGATGTGGCAGATGCTGCTCAAGGGGATCGCCGAGGTCCAGACCGCGACCCGGCCGGCGGCGGCCGCGGAAATGGTGCTGGTGCGCATTGCCTATGTCGCCGACCTGCCGACGCCGGACGAGGCGATCCGGATGCTCGACCAGAACGGCGGAGGGACGCAGATTGCCTCTGGCGGCGCGGCGCCGGCACGGGCCGCACCCTCCGCACCGGTATCTTCAATGTCCGCTTCGCCGTTGCGTGCTCCGGCATCGCCCCGCTCAGGCGCGGAAGCCTCCGCCCGCCCGCAAATGGCACCGTCAGCACAAACGGACTCCGCGCCCGTGCTGCGAATCACGACCTTCCCGCAACTGGTGGCGCTCGCCGGCGAGAAGCGCGATATCCTGACCAAGACGGCGCTGGAAGCCGACATGCGCCTGGTCCGCTTCGAGGACGGGCGGCTGGAAGTTGCGCTGGAACGCGTCGCGGCGCGCGGGCTGGTCAACGACCTCTCCCGCAAGCTGGAACTGTGGACCGGGCGGCGCTGGACCGTGATCGTCTCCAACGAGGCCGGCCAGCCGACTCTGCGCTCGCAGAACGAGCAGGCGCGGAACGAGCACGCCCGCGCCGCGGAGGCCGATCCGCGGGTGCAGGAGGTGCTGGCGCGATTTCCCGGCGCCAAGGTGGTCGAGGTGCGCCGGCTTGCCGCCGAGCCGCCGGAATCCAATATTATCGCTGATGACTTGAACGAGAGCTCCGACGGCGACGACGACTGATCGGACGCTCGAGAGGACGGACGAATGGCTGATTTTCTCGGCATGATGAAGCAGGCCGCGCAACTGCAATCCAAGATGCAGGCGATGCAGGAGGAGCTCGGCAATCTCGAGGTCGAGGGCATCTCCGGCGGCGGGCTGGTCGCCGTGCGCATGACCGCGAAGATGGAAGTGAAGGGCGTTAAGATCGATCCGTCGCTGATGAAGGCCGAAGAGCGCGAGGTGCTCGAGGATCTCTTGGTGAGCGCGCATAATGACGCGCGGCGCAAGGCGGAAACCGCGGCGATGGAAAAGATGCAGGCACTGACCGGCGGCCTCGGCCTGCCGCCCGGGCTTGGTCTGACCTGAAATGGCCGCCAGCGTTGCCGGCCCTGAAATCGAACGCCTGATCCAGCTCCTAGCGCGGCTGCCGGGGCTGGGCCCGCGCTCGGCGCGGCGCGCGGCGCTGCATCTGATCAAGAAGCGTGAAGCCCTGATGACGCCGCTCGCGGGCGCCCTGCAGGTCGCCATCGACCGGATCCAGGTCTGCAAGACCTGCGGCAATATCGACACGCAAAATCCCTGCACGGTGTGCACCGATCCGCGGCGCGATCCCTCGACCATCGTCGTGGTCGCCGACGTCGCCGATCTCTGGGCGCTGGAACGCGCAAATGCGACCAACGGCCGCTATCACGTGCTCGGCGCCACATTGTCGCCACTGGATGGTGTCGGGCCGCAGGATCTGACCATCGATGCACTGGTGGCCCGCGCGCACGAATCACAAGTCGGCGAAATCGTTCTGGCGCTCAATGCAACGGTTGATGGCCAGACCACCGCGCACTACATCACCGATCTTCTGCAGGACGCCAACGTCAAGGTCACCCGGCTCGCGCATGGCGTGCCTGTCGGCGGCGAGCTTGATTATCTCGACGAAGGTACGCTATCGGCTGCCATGCGGCAGCGAACGCTGTTCTAACCCCACAGACGGAACTGATCGACATGACGAAACCTCGATTCGGCAGACGCTCCCGCTTTGCGCTCATCATGGCAGCGGCGCTGATCGCGCCTTCCGCATGGGCGCAGCAGGGCGAGCCGGCGCCGAAGCCCGGCAAGCCGATGAATGCCGGCGACGTGTTGTCAGGTGAACTTAACGCCATGAAGGGCGGCAAGAAGAGCAAGCGCGCCGCGACCTACCAGATCACCAGCGAACCGCGCCGGCTGCCGCCGCCGAACGGGCTGTGCAATCTCGAAACCGGCCCTGAGACATTCCAACTCGTCACCACCAGCGACGCCCAGGCCGCGCAGCTCAAAAATTTCATCGGCAAGGAAATTTCCGTGAAGGTCGACGAAGTCGCCTGCGCCCAGGACGCCGGTCAGATGAGCGAGGCTGTGATCACCAAATGGAGCGTGGTGACCAAGCATTGAGTTGCGAACTTCGTAGCCCGGATGGAGCGAAGCGCAATCCGGGATGATCTCTCCGCCTGTATGCCGACCCCGGATTTCGCTTCGCTCCATCCGGGCTACAAACGCTTAAACTTTCACCGGCCCCACTGCCTCGAA contains these protein-coding regions:
- the hrpB gene encoding ATP-dependent helicase HrpB codes for the protein MSRTFDTPLPIDAVLDELDRTLAGNNTAVLVAPPGAGKTTRVPLALLEAPWLKNKKIIMLEPRRIAARASAERMARTLGERAGETVGYRVRFGSKISRATRIEVVTEGIFSRQILDDPELNGVAAVLFDEFHERSLDADLGLALARDAQTGLREDLRILVMSATLDGARVGKLLGDAPVVASEGRAFPVETRYLGRKADAPIERQMADAIATALRADPGSVLAFLPGAAEIRRTQNFLAERVHDASVEIVPLFGALDAAVQDRAIAPAPKGTRKVVLATSIAETSLTIEGVRIVVDSGLARVPRYEPDIGLTRLETVRASRAAVDQRRGRAGRTEPGVCYRLWDEPQTASLAAYTQPEILSADLSSLVLDLAQWGVRDPATLAFLDPPPAPALKEANSLLLELGALDGDGRITAEGHSLRALALPPRLARMIVDSHRLGAGEEAAEIAAILTERGLGGDSVDLDVRLDQFRRDRSPRATSARSLAQRWAQQVATTEGAPEEAASPSTGIMLALAFPDRVARNRGNGSFVLANGRGAAVEQASSLARTPYIAVGELTGTAAQGRILLAAPIAQADIETRFADQIENADEISFDRSAMALRARRKRTLHAITLSEAPMALSPSAETARIFAAGLIAAGLDKLPWSKALKQWRDRVMFLRKAGGESWPDLSDAALAAESENWLVPALYDKTSLRDFSPGDLSDALMALLPWELRARLEREAPTHFEAPTGTMLAIDYEAEQGPTIAVRLQELFGLNTHPSIAKGAVPLVLELLSPAQRPVQVTRDLPGFWRGSYAAVRSDLRGRYPRHPWPEDPANAPPTRRVKPRGT
- a CDS encoding phosphomannomutase/phosphoglucomutase, yielding MFPKPKSALVPNTYAFESGPMVKATGFREYDARWLFEKEINLMGVQALGMGLGALIAELGVKREIVTGHDFRGYSASIKYALISGLMAAGCKVHDIGLAVTPMAYFAQFDLDVPCVAMVTASHNDNGWTGVKMGANRPLTFGPDEMTRLKEIVLNAEFKNQVGGSYQFHENFPARYIADLTSRPKLKRKLKVVAACGNGTAGAFAPQVLEAIGCEVIPLDTELDHTFPKYNPNPEDMEMLHAIRDAVLQHKADVGLGFDGDGDRCGVVDNTGEEIFADKVGVMLARDMSAIHKDAQFVVDVKSTGLFVTDPVLQKQGARTAYWKTGHSYMKRRTNEMGALAGFEKSGHFFFNKPFGRGYDDGLVSAIAICEMLDRAPDKSMADLKNAIPKTWSSPTMSPHCGDEVKYGVADAVVKHFEALQKKGDKVAGQKIRDLVTVNGVRVTVEDGSWGLVRASSNKPELVVVVESPVSEQRMRDMFEAMDSVLRTHPEVGEYNQKI
- a CDS encoding TIGR02281 family clan AA aspartic protease, yielding MRNLMILAAVLVGLGTYMGQMASKMSAAPAPAPASAPPKKAPPQTVAQASGRTLDIPRDARGHFQTDGHIDGQRINFLVDTGASLVALNEKSAARFGLRPSLSDYNATVSTANGTIKAARARLAMIDLGGLVVRDVDALVLPDEALSENLLGMSFLSKLKRFNYANGRLVLEQ
- a CDS encoding UDP-glucose/GDP-mannose dehydrogenase family protein; translation: MRIAMIGTGYVGLVSGACFADFGHRVTCVDKDAGKIEALRRGEIPIFEPGLDALVASNVKANRLDFTTDLTAPVAEADAVFIAVGTPSRRGDGHADLTYVYSAAREIAAVLSGFTVVVTKSTVPVGTGDEVERLIREANPSADVVVASNPEFLREGAAIRDFKFPDRIVVGTDDERGRKVLGDVYRPLSLNQAPVMFTARRTAELIKYAANAFLATKITFINEIADLSEKVGADVQQVARGIGLDNRIGSKFLHAGPGFGGSCFPKDTRALVKIAQDHDVQLRIVEAVLGVNDIRKRAMARKVSSAAGNLRGKTVAVLGLTFKPDTDDMREAPSIPLVTGLLDMGAKVRAHDPVGMEQAKKELPEIEYCDDPYECVKGADAMVIVTEWVQFRALDLERIKGAMAQPVVVDLRNIYRPEDMAAHGFTYESVGRASEPGI